Proteins co-encoded in one Halodesulfovibrio marinisediminis DSM 17456 genomic window:
- the proX gene encoding glycine betaine/L-proline ABC transporter substrate-binding protein ProX, whose amino-acid sequence MVKRLTLLVIVIFFCSTQAFAAPQLPGKGVVVKPARATWNTGFFHAALVERGLEELGYTVKKAKDLPNALAYKSIAMGDVDYWPNTWLPNHKSYMGGDFFDKTSFYGYVVKAGGLQGYLVSKISAEKLNITSLDDFKRPEVIAEFDRNGDGKADLTACPPGWGCERDIDRHLKIYGLKKYVKPIKAAYEASMAAAYAAQQAGEPIFFYTWTPNWTVFKLKPGEDVVWINVPEIIPSEEEKDFVDIMTVENLCGAVSSPLKMGFAASDIRIVANKAFAEKNPAARRFFEVFKMPLEDINKQNSLLNSGEKSNKDIQRHVNEWIAENKATWNGWLEEARKAAE is encoded by the coding sequence ATGGTTAAGCGTCTTACGCTGTTAGTAATAGTTATTTTTTTCTGTTCGACTCAGGCTTTTGCTGCTCCCCAGCTTCCTGGAAAAGGAGTGGTGGTTAAACCTGCTCGTGCTACTTGGAACACAGGGTTTTTTCATGCGGCGTTGGTTGAAAGAGGTCTCGAGGAACTCGGTTATACTGTCAAAAAAGCAAAGGATTTACCTAACGCATTAGCTTACAAGTCTATTGCCATGGGTGATGTCGATTACTGGCCAAACACTTGGCTCCCAAACCATAAGAGCTACATGGGCGGTGATTTTTTTGATAAGACATCTTTTTATGGGTATGTCGTAAAAGCGGGCGGGCTGCAGGGATACCTTGTAAGTAAGATTTCTGCAGAGAAGTTGAATATTACGAGCTTGGATGACTTCAAGCGTCCAGAGGTTATTGCTGAATTTGATAGAAATGGTGACGGGAAAGCAGATTTGACAGCATGCCCTCCGGGTTGGGGGTGCGAACGTGATATTGACCGTCACTTAAAAATTTACGGTCTCAAAAAATATGTGAAGCCAATAAAAGCAGCGTATGAAGCAAGCATGGCTGCTGCCTATGCTGCACAGCAAGCTGGAGAACCGATTTTCTTTTACACATGGACACCAAACTGGACGGTATTTAAGCTCAAGCCGGGTGAAGATGTAGTATGGATTAACGTTCCTGAGATTATCCCGTCTGAAGAAGAAAAAGATTTTGTGGATATTATGACAGTAGAGAACCTTTGTGGCGCAGTTTCCAGTCCGTTGAAAATGGGCTTTGCTGCATCTGATATCCGTATTGTTGCTAACAAGGCTTTTGCAGAGAAGAACCCAGCTGCACGTCGTTTCTTTGAGGTCTTTAAGATGCCATTGGAAGATATTAACAAGCAGAACAGCCTGTTAAACAGTGGTGAAAAGTCTAATAAAGATATCCAGCGTCATGTGAATGAATGGATTGCAGAGAATAAAGCTACATGGAATGGATGGCTTGAGGAAGCGCGTAAGGCTGCTGAGTAA
- a CDS encoding PAS domain S-box protein — MKEKLLNLIEPESEDVFQELTDFIEDVVLFCDDHGVVIKKSIGARNFWGFEVTNKPLWSLLGVSVGNINKFLSKYPAGRTCRITLKDKGPCNLWIMPIPQLLAPNGGFVATLTPLTELYEPYEEYLQDNIAARKDSFKLFAALFDAAPDATILVDESFDILSANPKAVRVFALDQLEESSISFLDIISKPLRQIASLGIDRLRSGKTWCAELVAQGVSGEEVPVAIRAKRVRLSDQLLFQIILKDLSLRTELEENLKDREEELESMDNTLRTVIRTIEEEKQEYRDEVLGQVKQYVLPTIDKIAEVPSQDLRKSYSGILKSRIEGIVESGSEVSDELLSLSARQLEICQLICVGMKGKEIAELLNISFETLQSHRKNIRKKLKLCGTKISLAAYLANRTDLENE; from the coding sequence ATGAAAGAAAAGCTGCTTAATTTGATCGAGCCAGAGTCTGAAGATGTTTTCCAAGAATTGACTGATTTTATTGAGGATGTAGTTTTGTTTTGTGACGATCACGGGGTTGTAATTAAAAAAAGTATTGGGGCGCGCAATTTTTGGGGATTTGAAGTGACCAATAAGCCCTTGTGGTCATTGTTGGGAGTCTCTGTGGGGAATATAAACAAATTCCTCAGTAAGTATCCTGCGGGGAGAACTTGCCGTATTACCTTGAAGGATAAAGGGCCGTGTAATCTGTGGATTATGCCAATTCCGCAACTGTTAGCGCCTAATGGTGGTTTTGTCGCGACATTAACGCCTCTGACAGAACTATATGAACCATATGAAGAGTATTTGCAGGATAACATTGCTGCTCGAAAGGACTCGTTTAAGCTTTTTGCGGCATTATTTGACGCTGCTCCAGACGCAACGATTCTCGTAGATGAGTCTTTTGATATTCTGAGCGCAAACCCTAAGGCGGTAAGAGTATTTGCGCTTGATCAACTAGAGGAATCCTCGATTTCGTTTCTCGACATAATAAGTAAGCCATTGCGACAAATTGCTTCTTTAGGAATCGACAGGTTACGTTCTGGAAAAACGTGGTGTGCAGAGCTTGTTGCACAAGGAGTTTCCGGGGAAGAGGTTCCTGTAGCTATAAGAGCGAAACGGGTTCGCCTGTCTGATCAGCTTCTTTTTCAGATTATTTTGAAAGACTTAAGCCTTCGTACAGAACTGGAAGAAAACCTAAAGGATCGTGAAGAAGAACTGGAATCAATGGATAATACATTGCGCACAGTTATTCGTACAATTGAGGAGGAAAAACAGGAGTATCGTGACGAAGTGCTAGGGCAGGTTAAGCAGTACGTGCTTCCAACAATTGATAAAATTGCGGAAGTTCCTTCTCAGGATCTTAGGAAAAGTTATAGCGGCATCCTTAAATCACGTATTGAAGGTATTGTGGAAAGCGGTTCAGAAGTATCTGATGAACTGTTGTCGCTGTCTGCAAGACAACTTGAAATTTGCCAACTGATATGTGTGGGGATGAAAGGGAAAGAAATAGCTGAGTTATTAAACATTTCTTTTGAAACGCTGCAAAGCCATCGTAAAAATATTCGCAAAAAGTTGAAACTTTGCGGAACAAAAATCTCTCTCGCCGCCTATCTGGCAAATCGTACCGATCTCGAAAATGAATAA
- the proV gene encoding glycine betaine/L-proline ABC transporter ATP-binding protein ProV has product MSSQKEKVVVKNLYKIFGSKSNRALQLLEQGLSKDEIYQKTGLTVGVQDASFSVYEGEIFVIMGLSGSGKSTLVRMLNRLIEPNAGSVIVDGKDVITMSPDELVQFRLHNMSMVFQSFALMPHLTVLENTAFGLKLSGVPEEQRNARAKEALEQVGLSGWEDASPSQLSGGMQQRVGLARALAVDPEIMLMDEAFSALDPLIRAEMQDELLTLQQQHQRTIIFISHDLDEAIRIGDRIAIMQDGVVVQVGSAEEILRSPANDYVKSFFKGVDPTGILTTRDIVRNNHPTLIITKGGSIPTTQEYLSNSDRDYCYLLTPDKKLIGVVSTESLREVAEQENSSLTLADAYLQDVLTIGLDDLLTDIQPVVAVSPCPVPVLNDEGRFMGVVSKSRFLRMLHKPEQILHAAEEVANA; this is encoded by the coding sequence ATGAGTTCTCAAAAAGAAAAAGTTGTTGTTAAAAATCTTTATAAGATCTTTGGATCCAAAAGTAATCGTGCATTACAGTTGTTGGAACAAGGACTTTCTAAAGATGAAATCTACCAGAAAACAGGTTTGACAGTTGGTGTGCAGGATGCCTCGTTTTCGGTGTACGAGGGAGAAATCTTTGTAATCATGGGGCTGTCCGGTTCGGGGAAATCAACACTTGTTCGAATGCTAAACAGGTTGATTGAACCAAATGCTGGAAGCGTTATCGTTGACGGAAAAGATGTTATTACAATGTCTCCTGATGAACTCGTGCAGTTTCGCCTTCACAATATGAGTATGGTCTTCCAATCTTTTGCTCTTATGCCGCATTTGACTGTGTTGGAGAATACAGCGTTTGGCCTCAAGCTTTCCGGTGTGCCTGAAGAACAAAGGAATGCTCGTGCAAAAGAGGCGTTGGAGCAAGTGGGACTTTCCGGATGGGAAGATGCATCTCCATCCCAGCTTAGTGGAGGTATGCAGCAACGTGTTGGCTTAGCCAGAGCTCTTGCCGTAGACCCTGAAATTATGCTTATGGATGAAGCATTTTCAGCTCTTGATCCATTGATAAGAGCTGAAATGCAGGATGAGTTGTTAACCCTGCAGCAGCAACATCAGCGCACCATTATCTTTATCTCACATGACCTTGATGAAGCCATACGAATAGGTGACCGCATTGCGATCATGCAGGACGGCGTCGTTGTTCAGGTCGGTTCTGCAGAAGAAATTTTGCGTTCACCGGCTAATGACTACGTTAAGTCCTTCTTTAAGGGTGTTGATCCTACAGGCATTCTTACCACACGTGATATTGTCCGTAATAATCACCCAACGCTGATCATTACAAAAGGTGGCAGTATTCCTACCACACAAGAATACCTGAGTAATAGTGATCGAGATTACTGCTATCTTTTGACACCAGACAAAAAGCTTATTGGCGTGGTCTCAACAGAAAGTTTGCGAGAAGTAGCCGAGCAGGAAAATTCTTCCTTAACATTGGCTGATGCGTATTTGCAGGATGTCCTGACGATAGGTCTGGATGATCTGCTTACGGATATTCAGCCGGTTGTTGCTGTCAGTCCTTGTCCAGTTCCTGTTTTAAACGATGAAGGTCGTTTTATGGGGGTTGTTTCTAAAAGCCGTTTCTTGCGAATGCTGCATAAGCCGGAGCAGATTCTTCATGCTGCAGAGGAGGTCGCAAATGCTTAG
- a CDS encoding GGDEF domain-containing protein — translation MQRTPYVKPTPSSFEVAPSTVQENETGMWYWEPLADTFYFSESYLARLGYNDDETPTSSADLINIIHPEDLTIVQRIQENYIYSAKDGNRYEHRLRVRARSGNYFSIVVHGYILHRDSMQRATMVSGFHINSERLATIDHEEQRMKFALQAAEDGIWDWNAETNEVYYSPKYIAMAGYTEDEFPPTADSWASRVHPDDYESTVAMQLQIINSPDHGDSFECIYRFLHKEGHWIWILGKGVVTSRKADGKARRVTGVHIDINELQNAKENLIKTLKKDTLTAVYSRYSFEQRLETITTADYPVSLIYVDADGLKIVNDLLGHTYGDEYLRKISSMLARYTRNHDSIYRIGGDEFVILLPNTGRKNANEALLRLKNKIEEQSAIGDSPFVSFGLSTAMFPDELDTLTSNADTHMYENKRINQEERHKLIRQFCLDIISKTKATARNVS, via the coding sequence ATGCAACGCACACCCTATGTAAAACCTACTCCATCCTCTTTTGAAGTCGCCCCAAGTACAGTTCAGGAAAATGAAACTGGGATGTGGTATTGGGAGCCATTGGCAGACACTTTCTACTTCAGTGAATCCTACCTTGCACGACTTGGGTATAATGATGATGAAACCCCAACATCATCAGCTGACCTGATCAATATTATTCATCCAGAAGATCTGACGATAGTTCAGCGTATTCAGGAAAACTACATATATTCTGCCAAAGATGGAAACCGGTATGAACACCGACTGCGTGTCCGTGCAAGAAGCGGTAACTATTTTTCTATTGTCGTCCACGGGTACATTCTTCATCGCGATTCCATGCAACGAGCAACTATGGTCAGCGGCTTCCATATTAACAGTGAACGCCTTGCTACGATCGACCATGAAGAACAGCGAATGAAATTCGCGCTACAAGCTGCTGAAGACGGTATATGGGATTGGAACGCCGAAACTAATGAAGTATACTATAGCCCAAAATACATTGCCATGGCTGGCTACACCGAAGATGAATTTCCCCCGACAGCAGATTCATGGGCATCACGGGTACATCCAGATGACTATGAAAGTACCGTCGCCATGCAACTTCAAATCATTAACAGTCCTGATCATGGTGACAGTTTCGAATGCATCTACCGTTTTCTTCATAAGGAAGGACACTGGATATGGATTCTTGGAAAAGGCGTTGTGACCAGTAGAAAAGCAGACGGAAAAGCACGACGAGTCACAGGAGTACATATAGATATTAACGAGCTGCAAAACGCCAAAGAAAATCTTATTAAGACGCTGAAAAAAGATACGCTGACAGCTGTTTACAGCCGATATTCTTTCGAACAACGACTCGAAACCATCACCACTGCCGACTATCCGGTAAGCCTGATATACGTAGATGCTGACGGTCTAAAAATTGTTAATGATCTTCTGGGCCACACATACGGCGATGAATATTTACGCAAAATTTCTTCTATGCTGGCGCGGTACACTCGAAACCACGACAGCATCTACCGCATCGGCGGGGATGAATTTGTCATCCTGCTTCCAAACACAGGACGTAAAAACGCCAACGAAGCTCTACTTAGATTAAAAAACAAAATTGAAGAGCAAAGTGCTATAGGTGACTCACCATTTGTGTCCTTTGGTTTATCAACAGCTATGTTCCCTGACGAACTAGATACACTGACGTCAAATGCCGACACCCACATGTATGAAAATAAACGTATTAATCAGGAAGAACGACACAAATTAATACGTCAGTTCTGTCTGGACATCATAAGCAAAACAAAGGCAACTGCCAGGAATGTTTCGTAA
- a CDS encoding DsrE family protein, whose protein sequence is MSDEKISQTDFQKLMLLLSEKRTAHTTLRSGIALSAFSMTIISFIIVMTSKIDGTFNQIIFIALGLGSVVMLILGIYFIRRGFTRMRFHDALINQILYVNHEASSLFYHTRKRNNLDATGASMHYDTVFHFDKGTTELEITISNIENYYESLSGKKFNSYLVINGPGIKFLGKEDPHAPMLTELANLGLQIKVCQNAMHHFQIQPDWLLPVAQIVPAGLLEIIDLQRKGFAYIKP, encoded by the coding sequence ATGAGTGACGAAAAAATATCCCAGACAGATTTTCAAAAATTAATGCTGCTACTTTCAGAAAAACGCACAGCACACACCACACTTCGCTCAGGCATTGCCTTAAGCGCATTTTCCATGACGATCATTTCATTCATTATAGTTATGACATCCAAAATAGACGGAACATTTAATCAGATAATTTTTATTGCGCTCGGATTAGGCAGTGTCGTTATGCTAATATTAGGAATTTACTTTATTCGCAGAGGATTCACCCGAATGCGCTTTCATGACGCTCTTATTAACCAAATTCTTTACGTTAATCATGAAGCCAGCAGCTTATTTTATCATACAAGAAAACGTAACAACCTTGATGCTACAGGAGCTTCAATGCATTACGATACGGTTTTCCACTTTGACAAGGGCACAACGGAATTAGAGATAACCATCAGCAATATTGAAAATTATTATGAAAGTCTTTCTGGAAAAAAATTCAACAGTTACCTTGTCATAAATGGTCCGGGCATAAAATTCCTAGGAAAAGAAGATCCCCATGCGCCTATGTTAACTGAACTTGCAAACCTCGGTCTGCAAATAAAAGTCTGTCAAAATGCTATGCACCATTTCCAAATTCAACCGGACTGGCTACTGCCTGTTGCTCAAATTGTTCCAGCCGGATTACTGGAAATAATTGACCTACAGCGCAAAGGTTTCGCATACATCAAACCATAG
- a CDS encoding mechanosensitive ion channel domain-containing protein encodes MKRLVFALFIFSILTFPLSVLAQGAEEQARTVDSERLKVLAVLEDEENVLREAGDAQIKKIKSELLANYSAYQQIVLSQGIAGATPMGLRELYAHLAELNNKLGGITESLKDLQNQVEARVESLNNATVELNTKALKKLSPDVVGNFEGYLGRLGKLQKSLNKQLARIKRELASAEKLGKRTAALLARMEKELPDRWKNYFLAGKIPPLSQDFWQQHFSPANWFSLRLPIWQGRITNTVTDWGSKVFFFATIFSLLAGLGFFAGKRLFLEREDRIEMRKLGGAWAVISAGVSILLTEYFFFPQTTGVIAILGASVCSFGTMWAGNIIRRTFGEYAKPSRTPLAWLFAGGGLILVIAIPEQLAIPLWILLAIAVIGVMRRRFLSFSGGLTRHPWFWGLVFSIFVAALGYGRLAVLGGMLLFTGYYAYTIGMAGTCLAVYGISRLPETGLYPFVRALMIGILSPLIWTASVGLAGLWLYDFFGAGVFKATAGFKFGWQGFSLQLFNIIMVIALFFLTRAAVAVIHTYIKRTGQGWPRAKRGTMHSLQTITSYTLWALFGILAMSVLGVNLTSLTVIAGGLSVGIGFGMQTIFNNFVSGLILLFGRSIQQEDIIQVGELWCTVKKINIRTTVVETFENSTIIIPNSDLISNQVTNWTKNNPTLRRDLLIGVAYGSDTELVESTLLELADEQPHVLKNPKPWVLFNDFGASSLDFVLRVWIDDIDYSLRTISELRFKIDKAFREKNIEIAFPQMDLHIRSAEGLKETSGSV; translated from the coding sequence ATGAAGCGTTTAGTTTTTGCTCTTTTCATATTTTCTATCCTTACTTTTCCCCTTTCGGTGTTAGCTCAAGGTGCGGAAGAGCAGGCGCGTACAGTTGATTCAGAGCGGCTTAAGGTTTTGGCTGTTCTTGAAGACGAGGAAAACGTTTTACGGGAGGCCGGTGATGCTCAGATTAAAAAGATTAAGTCAGAGTTACTCGCAAACTACTCCGCGTATCAGCAGATAGTTCTCAGCCAAGGGATAGCTGGAGCTACTCCGATGGGACTTCGGGAGTTGTATGCTCATCTTGCTGAACTTAATAATAAGTTGGGGGGGATTACTGAATCCTTGAAGGACCTTCAAAATCAGGTCGAGGCAAGAGTTGAAAGTCTAAATAATGCGACAGTAGAGCTTAATACAAAAGCGTTAAAGAAACTTTCTCCAGATGTTGTTGGTAATTTTGAAGGTTATCTTGGCAGGTTAGGAAAACTTCAGAAGTCACTGAACAAACAACTGGCACGAATCAAAAGAGAGTTAGCCTCTGCCGAAAAATTGGGGAAACGGACTGCTGCTCTTCTGGCGCGGATGGAGAAGGAGCTTCCTGATAGATGGAAAAATTATTTTCTAGCCGGAAAAATCCCACCTCTTTCTCAAGATTTTTGGCAACAGCATTTTTCTCCAGCAAATTGGTTCTCTTTAAGGCTCCCAATTTGGCAGGGACGTATTACGAATACAGTAACTGATTGGGGAAGTAAGGTATTCTTTTTCGCAACAATCTTTAGCTTACTTGCTGGGTTAGGTTTCTTTGCAGGAAAGCGTCTTTTTCTTGAACGAGAAGATAGAATTGAAATGCGTAAGCTTGGTGGGGCATGGGCTGTGATAAGTGCCGGGGTATCTATCCTGCTGACGGAATATTTCTTTTTTCCGCAAACCACAGGCGTTATCGCTATTCTTGGAGCAAGTGTTTGTAGTTTTGGGACAATGTGGGCAGGGAACATAATTCGTCGTACTTTTGGTGAATATGCAAAACCCTCTCGAACTCCTTTGGCATGGCTTTTTGCCGGAGGCGGCCTCATTCTCGTAATTGCTATCCCAGAGCAGCTTGCTATCCCACTTTGGATTCTTCTTGCGATAGCCGTTATTGGTGTGATGAGACGTCGTTTTCTCTCTTTTTCTGGAGGGTTAACTCGGCATCCATGGTTTTGGGGGCTTGTTTTTTCTATCTTTGTTGCTGCATTAGGCTATGGGCGTTTGGCCGTGTTAGGAGGAATGCTACTTTTTACCGGTTACTATGCCTACACTATCGGTATGGCAGGAACTTGCCTTGCTGTTTATGGAATCTCCCGTCTACCGGAAACAGGACTTTACCCATTTGTTCGCGCGTTAATGATAGGCATTTTGTCTCCACTAATCTGGACGGCATCAGTTGGTCTTGCTGGCCTTTGGCTTTATGATTTCTTTGGTGCTGGGGTATTCAAGGCAACAGCTGGTTTTAAGTTTGGCTGGCAAGGATTCTCCTTACAGCTCTTTAATATTATAATGGTTATTGCGCTGTTTTTTCTGACGCGTGCGGCTGTAGCTGTAATTCATACATACATAAAACGTACTGGTCAGGGATGGCCGAGAGCTAAGCGTGGGACCATGCATTCATTGCAGACGATTACTTCCTACACGTTGTGGGCTTTGTTCGGTATCTTGGCTATGAGTGTTCTAGGTGTGAATTTAACCAGTTTGACAGTTATTGCTGGTGGTCTCTCCGTGGGTATTGGTTTTGGTATGCAGACGATCTTTAATAACTTTGTCAGTGGGTTGATTTTGCTTTTTGGTCGCTCCATCCAACAAGAGGATATAATACAAGTTGGGGAGCTTTGGTGCACCGTAAAAAAAATCAACATTCGTACTACGGTCGTTGAAACCTTTGAAAATTCTACTATTATAATACCTAATTCCGATTTAATCTCTAATCAGGTAACAAACTGGACGAAGAATAACCCAACGTTACGTCGGGATCTGCTCATCGGGGTCGCGTATGGTTCTGATACGGAACTTGTAGAAAGCACGTTATTAGAATTAGCTGACGAGCAGCCGCATGTCTTGAAGAATCCAAAGCCTTGGGTTTTATTTAACGATTTTGGTGCAAGCAGTTTAGATTTTGTCCTGCGTGTATGGATCGATGACATCGATTATTCGTTGAGAACTATCTCAGAGTTGCGCTTTAAAATAGATAAAGCATTTCGAGAGAAGAACATCGAAATCGCATTTCCGCAGATGGACTTACATATTCGTTCTGCGGAAGGACTTAAAGAGACGAGTGGTTCAGTTTAG
- a CDS encoding ABC transporter permease translates to MLSDIIPLDESIIPLSEWISEWIDWLVYNFRDVFQVVKIPVEVTLDWLSAGLNWLPFYIPILVITLLAWKFSGKRLALFSLLSFVLIACLGLWEATMTTLAMVMSSVLFCALIGIPFGVLAGRNRVFESVIRPVLDAMQTTPAFVYLVPIVMLFSIGNTAGVLATIIFAIPPIIRLTCLGIRQVHPELVEAAQAFGASEFQVLLQVQLPLAMPTILAGLNQTIMMALSMVVIAALIGAGGLGSPVVLGLNTLDTGQAAVGGLAIVLLAVVLDRITQSIASK, encoded by the coding sequence ATGCTTAGCGATATTATCCCATTAGACGAAAGTATTATCCCGCTTTCTGAGTGGATTTCTGAATGGATTGACTGGCTTGTATATAACTTTCGCGACGTGTTTCAGGTAGTGAAAATTCCAGTAGAAGTTACGTTGGACTGGCTGTCCGCGGGACTTAACTGGCTGCCGTTTTACATTCCAATTCTGGTTATTACGCTGTTGGCATGGAAGTTCTCTGGTAAACGCCTTGCGCTTTTTTCTCTACTTTCTTTTGTTCTGATCGCTTGCTTGGGATTGTGGGAAGCGACCATGACTACCCTTGCTATGGTGATGTCTTCTGTTCTTTTCTGTGCCCTTATCGGGATTCCGTTTGGTGTATTAGCAGGACGAAACAGGGTATTCGAATCAGTTATTCGGCCTGTTCTTGATGCTATGCAGACAACACCTGCCTTTGTTTACCTTGTACCAATCGTAATGTTGTTTTCCATCGGCAATACTGCTGGTGTGTTGGCAACAATCATTTTCGCTATTCCACCTATTATCAGACTGACATGCCTCGGGATACGTCAGGTTCATCCTGAGTTAGTTGAAGCAGCGCAAGCTTTTGGTGCGAGTGAATTCCAAGTGTTATTGCAAGTTCAGTTGCCATTAGCGATGCCAACCATTCTTGCAGGGTTGAACCAGACGATAATGATGGCTCTTTCCATGGTTGTGATTGCTGCGTTGATTGGAGCCGGAGGTCTTGGTTCGCCTGTAGTGCTTGGATTGAATACGCTTGATACCGGCCAAGCTGCCGTTGGTGGGCTTGCGATTGTTCTGCTTGCCGTGGTGCTGGATCGCATTACACAGTCCATAGCAAGTAAATAG
- a CDS encoding outer membrane homotrimeric porin, translated as MKNVICIVTLILVCTMALPPAFAVEIKATGTFWNVAQFLDHDSFQADNGTNNFTVRQRFRSQIEVIANEMLSGIAYFEINHTWGQDSNGNKFGRSSGGDLGTDGVGVQTKRLYLHLNIPYTELAIYAGLQGLTYPGAVAGSVIFDDDIAGVVATYGHSEKLSGVLAWLRPFDIDTTDNQPVTSHNHMDMFLLSLYFQPKHISFNPYFSYATLGENVKFGSPNYTYDIGPSLGLDNSFINVERTENADVFWAGLAVTADFSNFKLFLDGIYGKLTANKAAERSGWFTAAKLTYSFDNITPGITAWWASGDDSNAYEDGAGRMPFVNAGWLISSYGFDNTHANETGNRIADATGKVGAGIVLEDITFVDWMTQQLQVIAMWGTNDSSIVKNGFLEDPTSNIAKYLTDKDFLLEVNYEANIELYEQLTIIPSVAYIHVDLDESTWGISNVRDSWRVALITKYTY; from the coding sequence ATGAAAAATGTAATCTGCATCGTTACTCTCATACTCGTTTGCACCATGGCACTCCCCCCCGCATTTGCCGTGGAAATAAAAGCAACCGGTACATTCTGGAACGTTGCTCAATTTTTGGATCACGATAGCTTTCAAGCTGATAATGGAACAAACAATTTCACGGTACGACAACGATTTCGTTCACAAATTGAAGTCATTGCCAACGAAATGCTATCTGGAATTGCCTACTTTGAAATCAACCATACATGGGGACAAGATTCAAACGGCAATAAATTCGGACGGAGTTCTGGTGGCGACTTAGGAACAGATGGTGTTGGAGTCCAGACTAAGCGTCTCTATTTACACCTCAACATCCCATATACTGAATTAGCTATCTATGCAGGGCTGCAAGGCCTCACATATCCAGGAGCCGTTGCCGGTTCAGTTATCTTTGATGATGACATTGCTGGTGTTGTAGCTACATACGGTCACAGTGAAAAACTTAGTGGTGTTTTAGCCTGGCTCCGCCCATTTGACATTGATACAACAGACAACCAACCGGTAACATCTCACAACCACATGGATATGTTCCTGCTCTCCTTATATTTCCAACCCAAGCATATAAGCTTCAACCCGTATTTTTCGTATGCAACTCTTGGTGAAAACGTAAAGTTCGGTAGCCCTAACTATACATACGACATCGGCCCGTCGTTAGGATTAGACAATAGCTTTATAAATGTTGAGCGAACTGAAAATGCTGATGTTTTCTGGGCTGGTTTAGCTGTTACTGCCGACTTTTCAAACTTCAAACTGTTCTTAGATGGTATTTACGGTAAGCTTACAGCAAATAAAGCCGCAGAGCGCAGTGGTTGGTTCACAGCAGCCAAGCTCACCTATTCTTTTGATAATATTACACCAGGTATTACAGCTTGGTGGGCATCCGGTGATGACAGTAATGCATATGAGGACGGCGCAGGGCGTATGCCATTTGTCAATGCAGGATGGCTCATCAGCTCATATGGATTTGACAACACACACGCTAATGAAACTGGCAACCGCATTGCTGATGCAACAGGTAAGGTCGGTGCTGGAATTGTACTTGAAGACATCACGTTTGTTGACTGGATGACACAACAACTTCAAGTTATTGCAATGTGGGGAACAAACGACTCCAGCATCGTTAAAAACGGTTTTTTAGAAGACCCAACGTCCAACATTGCCAAGTACCTAACCGATAAAGATTTTCTACTGGAAGTAAATTACGAAGCTAACATTGAGCTATACGAACAACTAACCATTATTCCTTCTGTTGCATACATCCACGTAGACCTTGATGAAAGCACTTGGGGCATTTCGAATGTTAGAGATTCTTGGAGAGTAGCTCTCATCACAAAATACACCTACTAG